atagaactactataatactgcccccgatgtacaagaatagaactactataatgctgcctcctatgtacaagaatagaactactataatgctgcctcctatgtacaagaatataactactataatgctgcctcctatgtacaagaatataactactataatgctgcctcctatgtacaagaatataactactataatactgtccctatgtacaagaatataactactataatactgcccctatgtacaagaatataactactataatactgccccctatgtacaagaatataactactataatactgtccctatgtacaagaatataactactataatactgcacctttgtacaagaatataactactataatactgtccctatgtacaagaatataactactataatactgcacctttgtacaagaatataactactataatactgccccctatgtacaagactataactactataatactgtccctatgtacaagaatataactactataacactgcacctttgtacaagaatataactactataatgctgccccccatgtacaagaatataactactataatactgcctcctatatacaagaatataactactataatactgcctcctatgtacaagaatataactactataatactgccccccatgtacaagaatataactactataatactgcccctatgtacaagaatataactactataatactgcacctttgtacaagaatataactactataatactgccccctatgtacaagactataactactataatactgtccctatgtacaagaatataactactataatactgcacctttgtacaagaatataactactataatgcagccccccatatacaagaatataactactagaatactgcctgctatgtacaagaatataactactataatattgccccccatgtacaagaatataactactataatactgtccctatgtacaagaatataactactataatactgcccctatgtacaagaatataactactataatactgccccctatgtacaagaatataactactataatactgccccctatgtacaagaatataactactataatactgcccccccatgtacaagaatataactactataatattgccccctatgtacaagaatataactactataatactgcccctatgtacaagaatataactactataatactgccccctatgtacaagaatataactgctataatactgccccctatgtacaagactataactactataatactgtccctatgtacaagaatataactactataatactgcacctttgtacaagaatataactactctaatactgccccctatgtacaagactataactactataatactgccccctatgtacaagactataactactataatactgcacctttgtacaagaatataactactataatgctgccccccatgtacaagaatataactactataatactgcctcctatatacaagaatataactactagaatactgcctcctatgtacaagaatataactactataatcctgccccccatgtacaagaatataactactataatactgcccccatgtacaagaatataactactataatactgccccccatgtacaagaatataactactctaatactgccccccatgtacaagaatataactactataatactgtccctatgtacaagaatataactactataatactgccccctatgtacaagactataactactgtaatactgcctctatgtacaagaatataactactataatactgccccctatgtacaagaatataactactataatactgcctcctatgtacaagaatataactactagaatactgccccctatgtacaagaatataactgctataatactgctcctatgtacaagaatataactactattatactgcctctatgtacaagaatataactactataatactgcctctatgtacaagaatataactactataatactgcccccccatgtacaggaatataactactataatactgccctctatgtacaagaatagaactactataatactgccccccatgtacaagaatataactactataatactgccccccatgtacaagaatataactactataatactgccccctatgtacaagaatattactactataatactgcccctatgtacaggaatataactactataatactgtcctcctatgtacaagaatataactactataatactgccccctatgtacaagaatataactactataatactgccccctatgtacaagaatataactgctataatactgccccctatgtacaagaatagaactgctattgTACTGCCCCCACCCTCCTTCCTTCTCAGGTCCAAGAACATAATTGCTGTAATACTGCATCAGGGATTCggcgtgggttttttttttttaacctttttttcttttggctcctaatcctaaaaaaaaatctataataaagAAGGCATTCCTCCTAGACTGTGCACTGACTATAGACCTACCTCTTATGTTTCTAGTAATTAGTTATTAGCTGTTAACGACCCTTTGGCTCAGTCTGGTTTGGGCTTCTGTGTAACACGGACCTATGTGCTCTCTCTTCTCAGAATGGAGAGTTGAAGCTGGCAGACTTTGGCCTGGCTCGGGCGTTTGGTATCCCAGTTCGGTGCTACTCCGCCGAGGTGAGCCTGGCATTAATATACTGCACACTGCAGCCCGAGATCATCCTGCACCTGTTGAATGCTGCACTTTTTCCCATGTGTCCTGTAGGTGGTGACTCTTTGGTATCGTCCGCCTGATGTGCTTTTTGGTGCTAAGCTTTACTCCACCTCTATAGACATGTGGTCGGCTGGCTGCATATTCGCAGGTAAATGACATCCTAACGATCAGTGTGTTCTATCGGGTAGATTTAAGATAACGGCTCAAAGCAAAACCTCACCTGCCTGTGGCAACGAAGGGCCACAGAATCGTGCAGCATTGTCAGCAAGTTTGTATAGCCATTGGCTACTGTGGTTGGGCGTGATTTCCTCTGTATGCGATCTACTGCATCGTGCGGCGCAGCCTATTTATTGCAGCGGTCTAGACTTGAAGTGCATTAGGCACTCCATACTGTACTAGATTGACATATTGtaactatatatatatcagtTCATTAATGGTTGTCTGAAGAATGTTCTGCCATGCGGAATACATTTGGTCAACCAAATCATCAATGCACTGGCAGCTCTTTACAACTGCTGACCAATGATGTTCCAGATGTGCTCGGTGGGAGACAAGTCCAGAGTCGCTGCAGGCCATGGCAGCATGGGCAACATGCGGCCTGGCGTTTTCATGTAGAAATACTGCTTCTGGGACACTTTGGAGAAATGGCTGTATCGCCGGTTTCTCAACCAAATCATCATAACCCTCAACTGTTATGTACCTGGAATGAAGACTTCCGGGATCTGCTACTGTACATTATGCCCCCCCACTATAATCCTGTAAGTAGGACTGGTATGAAGTTTCCTTGTGAAGGCCTCTCCATGGTGTAGCCCACCCAATTTCCAGAGAGCCGTGGCGTGAACTCAGTGGGACACCAGTCCCAGGACGTTTGGCTCATAGCGCAGGGTCATGCAAGCATCTTCTCTTGGTTTGTGTAGACTGTTCAATGTCCCAGGCCGGGATGTGACATCCAGCTTCACTTTGTACCATTCTTCTaattcaggggtccccaactccagtcctcagggaccaccaacaggtcatgttttcaggatatcctatggtaggaacccctgtggcaatgtctaaggcaccaacaataattacatcacctgtacaacactgaggaaatcctgaaaccatgacctgttggcggtccctgaggactggatttGGGGAACCCTGTTCTAATTTCTCTCTGTAGAGGTTGATTTTATGCACCTTCTTGCTGTCATTTGAGTTTGTCATTCTTCTAACCGCTGGGGCACGCTAAGTTGAACAGTGCTGACATCTTGGCTTACGTGTGATCCGTCGGAGTGATAAGCCAAAGTCTATCAGTTCAAGAAATCTGTCCTTCTGTTTGCAACAAGTGGCGATAACTGGCACGTTGACCAACAGGAGGCATCACCCAACCGTACCACAAGACTTTATCCAACTTGTGAGGCTTCATATGGCTGAACAAAATTAGCATTTGAACTGTTTTTTAATATTATttgaagcccctcccacatgccaTAGCTTGGAATTCGGCGACGCTTTTTCCTCGATTTGCATAACCTTTACCCCTTTTTCCTCCTTGGTGTATATGTTACACATGCTCAGAACCAcaggggcatatatatatatatatatatatatatatatctgtcaccAATGTcctattcttactttgcagagCTGGCCAATGCTGGGCGGCCACTGTTTCCCGGAAATGATGTAGATGACCAACTCAAGAGGATTTTCCGATATCCTTATCTAGTCATGGATGGATGAATGTGTGTATGTGCGTGCGCTTATTTTAGGGAACTAACACATTTAAGACTTTTCCTTAATCCAGCACACATTGCTTGGAACCCCGACTGAGGAGCAATGGCCGACCATGACCAAATTGCCGGATTATAAGGTGAGTGTGAGCTGATACACTGTGATGAACCAAGTACCTGTATCCGTTTACCAGCAGGATAGATTTTCAGCCTCTGAATATTATACCGCCAGTGAATTGGAAATGACGAGAGGACAAAAAACAATCTTGATCATGTTCAGCTTGTACACAGGCTTGTTGGTGTGTCATCTATTTTGTAACAAGGCATGCACCTATGTGAGTGGAGATCCTGAAAACTACTCTAATATGAGTAAATATGAAAAAAAGCTAATTTATTTCTTTTGGATCTGTTTTCTTGTACCTGTATAACTGCTGTCTTGTAGTTTTAATATTCTGCCATTAGATGGCAGCAACATCTTTTCTAGATCTACAGAATTGATAACAGGCTATCAGAATGATGGAGGTCTGGGGCTGCGAGCTCCACTGAGTACCGTGCACAGGGCCATACGTTTGGTAGTGTTACTAAAGCTTTTCCATTCATCCCTCATTTTGGTGCCACTGCTGCCGTTCTGTCATATATAAATGGtgaagactagggatgagcgagtatactcgctaaggcactactcgctcgagtaatgtgccttagccgagtatctccctgctcgtccctaaagattcgggggccgctgcggctgacaggtgagttgtggcggggagcaggggagagcgggcggaagagagggagagtgagatctcccctccgttcctccctgctctcccccgcagctccccgccccgctgcggcacccgaatctttcgggacgagccgggagatactcggctaaggcacattactcgagcaagtagtgccttagcgagtatactcgctcatccctagtgaagACATGTTTCATCACGATTCAAATCATCAaattaaatgttttctttttctcagCCCTACCCAATGTATCCGGCTACTACATCTCTAGTAAATGTTGTACCAAAGCTGAATGCGACTGGAAGAGACTTATTACAGGTCAGTACTTTAACTTCTTACTACTTGGAAAGCATCAACAAGCTGTTGTGCTTATTTAATGTCTCATTAGGATAGAGTATTGAGTTCAGAATGGTGATCTGCTGTCATTTTGATGAGGGTCTGGCCTAGTTGATTATAGGAGTCTTGCTTGACAAGGAAAACTGATACTTGTCTTCCAAATAGGTTATCACATAGCTGGTCAGCAGGGGTCCCTCAATGGACTGCGGTCTGTGTATCAAGCAAGAAGCCGATAACGCTGTACATTGTGtggtggcctggcttggtattacaagcatagctcccattgaagtgaacagcTATGTGCTTGTACTACCAGGCCGGGCCACTGCACAAGGTACAGAGTGATCTGCTTTCTGTTCCGTATATAGTGACGGCAGCCCGTGAACAGATAACTATAATTGGCTGTGTCCTGAGTGACAGACCCCTGCcagtcagctattgatgacccaacCTGATTAAAAATATacagattacttaccggtagtcctttttccGGGAGTCATCATGACGGCCCCATTTACCATGGAGGTTGTcctctgacctcggtagggacaggaagagcccttaaaagCACCCCCCTTTCAACCATTCCTCAGGGACTttcaaattattacggtggacaatgtttactgaaccaaaatttacctttattcggtcatatttacattgaaaagaacataaatattctataagggagggaactatgggccgtcgtgatgactcctggaaaaaggactaccggtaaATAATCTGTATatttccaggtcgtcatcccgacggccccatttacaatggaACAATGCCAAATTATAGGTGACTtttagggtgggactactgcctggaggactttccgtccatatcccaggtctttgtccgactggacctTAACCCTATAATGTTTGATGAAGGTATGTAGGCTAGACCAGGTGGCCGCTTTGCTCGGCGGATGCCTGGCCTTTCTCTGcccatgaggaggagagagaccgTCTAGAGTGGGCTCTGATTTTCCCCGGGGGATCGAGACCACTGGCTTTGTACGCCTCctggatggcagtcttgatccatCTCGCAATAGTACttttagatgccgtctttcctttgcccggcccctgaaattggacaaAGAGGTTATTTTTCCAAAAAGAATGGGTAGCCTCTAAGTATGTTAGAAAGGTCCTTCTGACATCTAAGCTGTGGAACTCTCGTTCTGTCGTTACGGGGGTTTTGGCAAAAGGAGGGCAGGGTAATTGTCTGCTCTCTGTGGAATTTGGACACTACTTTTGGAAGAAAAGCTGGGTCTAATTTAAACGTGATTCTATCATCTTGTATCAGCATGTGTGGCTCCACACAACATAAGGCTTGTAGTTGTCCTACTCTCCGGGCTGATATTATGGCGACTAGGAGAGAATTTTTTAGCGTACGTAGTCTTAGAGGGAGTTAGTAGAGGGGTTCAAAGGGTGGTTTGCAGAAGCTATTTATGACTAAATGCAGGTCCCAAGTAGGGAAGGTTTCCCTAATAAAGGGCCGAAGTCTGTCTGCTCCCTTAAGGAACCTATGAACTCAGCGGTGCTCCGCCAAGGGAGAATCCAAATAGGATCCTAACGCTGCTGCctgaaccctaaggcctcatgtccacggggaaaatcaggcccgctacgaattctccatggagaatccgcagcgggtccctcctgccctgcggacataagggctgaaaataagaataaactcacctgctgcggtccgtgcgtgtcttccttccttcgcggccggatcttctttcttcggccgggcggatgtgctcggcacgctggctgcgtgctgtgcacatccgccgggccgaagaaataaGTTTccagccgcgaaggaaggaagacctgcatcgcccttTAGCAGATTTTTCTGTTCTTGTGGGGACCCTGGGAAGATTAGAAAGAATCTCTTAGGAGGTAGGGAGTCAAATTCAATTCGATAGCCGGTTTCAACTATCTGAAGTACCCAGGGGTTGGATGTTATTCCCCGTCACTGGACCTGGTAACGTGCTAGTCTACCCCCTGTTGAGTCAGAAATGGGTTGaacttccttaccccgacctcccttgcgGTACAAcaatcttccagtcttccctttccctttgaTTTCTGGAGGTGGCTGTCATGTCCTCCTTAGAAAGGATGGCTTCCTATAGGATTTCCTGTCTGGAAGGGTCTTGCTTTTGTCTCCCTTTTTCCCAAGTAGCTTATCCAAGACAGGCCCGAACATATATTCGCCTTGGAACGGAATGACGCAGAGTTTGTTTTTGGACGTTACGTCTGCTGCCCATGTTTTTAACCATAACGCTCTTCTTGCGGTATTACTGAGAACCGCGTTTTTTGCGCCATATCTAACGGTTTCTGCTGATGCGTCTGCTAGAAAAGCAGTGGGCATTTTCAGAAGGGGAAGACAGTTGGCTAATTCTTCCCTGGGAGCTCGGTCTTTAATCGAAGTTAGCAATGTTAGCTTCGACGGTAAAGGACATCGCTTCCCAGGTCTTCATCAGACAGTCGACCTTTTTGTCCATCGGGTCGGAGAGCTGAGATGCGTCCTCAAAGGGTTTTCTTGGCCCCCTTAGCGATCTGTATGTCGACCTTTTGGGGTTTCTCTATACAGGCGAACGTCTTCAGGAGCGAACGCCAGCCGATTCCTAATCACTTATGAGACGGACAATCTCTTCTCTGGTTCCTGCCATTCGTCCGCGATATGTTGCGGGGTCTGATTAACAGGAAACACGGTTTTCCTCCTTGACCGAAGGCCCCCGAACATTTCGTCCTGGACTGTGCTGGGTGGGTGGTCTTCTTCGATCTGCATAGTTTCTCTCACTGCTTTTATGAGGTGCCCTATGTCGTCTGaggaaaaatagtattttttttcctcatccTCTGGTAACAATGGCGGATCTTCTAGTTTTCCCTCTGATAGGAGTTCCAGGGACTCACCGGAGATGGAGCTCGCCGATTCCGCCTTCCTTGACCTTTTAGGGGCCCTTGAGGGACCAGGTTGAGGGTGAGGGAGGGATGCCATAGAGGCCTGCAATTCCTCTTTGATCGTGCACCTGATATCTGTTTTGAACGCCGCCCTTTCCTCCGCTAGGATGTTCGCAGTGCACTCTTCATATAGGGGTTTATTGTAGTCATCCTCTAGTCTCTTACTACAGATAATgcactttttagatttttttcttttttttcctggggTCCGCTGCTTTAGCCTTCAGGCCTTTCTTATCCATCGAACCCATACAAGAaatgggggagagggggaaaaagggaacatatatgcatccaatcAATCACAAATGGCAAGTTGCATATTCCAATTTTTGGCATATAGCCACTCAGTTTGTAGGCTATCGGTTTCTCCATCTCGTGCTGAGCTGTCAAGTGTAGACATGCTGAGGCACTTCTGGCAGCTGCAGGATAACTTCTGTAGGAGTAGAGCCTGCTTTATGGAAAAGTttgtttgaatttggcgccatttccgggtctGCGCCAGTAGCCACGCCCCCTGCATTGTGTGCAAtgtcaccacgccggatgacgtcaccgttACGCGCTCTGAGgaccagggaggccgccgctgccgttcccctgccaggaggaattaCCTGATCGCGGCAGCCGGAAGGTGCCGACCTGATCAAGGAGACCTGCGCTACTCGGCGGCTTACAGCTCCATGGCGGCGCAGGTCGGAGATGCAGGGACCACAAGAGTATGCCACCCCGACCTCTTTTCTCCAGTGGATCTTTGGCACTACGTGCCTTCGGTAAGTGGATCTGCCTGGAGCTTGCATctggccaccgtagggacaggaagacactgaggaatggtggaaagggaggtgcttttaagggcTCTTCCTATCCCTAccaaggtcagagggcaacctccattgtaaatggggccgtcgggatgacgagcTGGAAAAGTTGATTATCAACTTGGGTAGAGTTTGAAAACTCCTTTTAATCTACTTGTTGATGATTTCCAGGTTCtagccaaatatttttttttccttcactgtACATTTATTTACATAACTATAGAGAACCAGTGTTAGCCAAAAGGAATGATGGACAACCGTGCTGTCCTACCCTCCTAATCGCCAGACTGAGCCTCCATATAATTGTTTTCTTTCTGCAGACTCTTTACATGGATTCTTTTCTCTGTTTCCAGAATTTGCTGAAGTGTAACCCGGTTCAGAGGATTTCGGCAGATGAGGCTCTTCAACATCCATACTTTGCAGACTACTGTCCCCCATAATGCACCTTTATTCCCAGTCATACCTCATGTCGGTTACTTGCCCACCTTGCATGGTCATATACCTCAGTCAAACTTCTGGTCCCTTCTCCCCCTCATAGGCCACTGTAATGGAGACATAAGTGTGGCTTCAATAACACCCAACTCACCATAGAAGTATGGAAATATTGTACATCCTGGCTAACCTGTGTCGGTGGAGCCTGCTACCAGCACAGCCTGTCATTGATA
This genomic window from Eleutherodactylus coqui strain aEleCoq1 chromosome 12, aEleCoq1.hap1, whole genome shotgun sequence contains:
- the CDK5 gene encoding cyclin-dependent kinase 5, with the protein product MQKYEKLEKIGEGTYGTVFKAKNRETHEIVALKRVRLDDDDEGVPSSALREICLLKELKHKNIVRLHDVLHSDKKLTLVFEYCDQDLKKYFDSCNGDLDPEIVKSFMYQLLKGLAFCHSRNVLHRDLKPQNLLINRNGELKLADFGLARAFGIPVRCYSAEVVTLWYRPPDVLFGAKLYSTSIDMWSAGCIFAELANAGRPLFPGNDVDDQLKRIFRLLGTPTEEQWPTMTKLPDYKPYPMYPATTSLVNVVPKLNATGRDLLQNLLKCNPVQRISADEALQHPYFADYCPP